TGTGGTGTTTCGGGCTGATGATCGTCCCGGTGCTGCTGATCGGACTCTGGCCGACCATGCCCACGCTGCTGGCCTTCGCCATGCTGCTGCTGTACGCCTTCTTCTGCGGCGGGCCCAACGTGCTGGACTGGACGTACCCGAACGAGTTGTTCCCCACCCACATTCGCGCCACCGCGGTCGGCGTCGCCACCTCCGTCAGCCGCGTCGGGGCGGCGCTGGGCACGTATCTGCTGCCGTGGTCGCTGGATCACCTCGGCATGGGCCCGACCTTCCTGTTCGCGGCCGCCCTGACCGCCGTCGGCTTCCTGATCTGCGTCTGGGGCGCACCGGAAACCAAAGGCCGGCGGCTGGAATCGGCTGCGACGGTGCCGATTTCGATCCCGATGGCGCGTCCGGAACCGGCATGACAACTGTCATGGTGCGGAGGTGATGGTTGGCAGATTCGCATGCCGCCGCGCGTCCGTAGCGTCATTCCTGTAGCGATCGAACGAATACAGGAGTTCCGAAATGGCCGACCACACCCTCGTCGTGAACGCGCCGCAGCAGGCGGAAGCTCGTCCCAACCTGCTGCGCATGCTCGCCCCGACCATCCGCGACATCGCGGTGCCGCTCGCCGCCTACTACGCCCTGCACGCCGCCGGCTACTCCGACTTCGCCGCGCTGCTGGCCGGCGCGCTGATCTCGGGCGTCATCGTCCTGGTCGAGGTGGTGCGCGCCCGCCGGGTGGACGCCATGTCGGCGCTCATCCTGGCCGGTTTCGTCTTCGGCATCGTCAGCTCCCTCATCAGCGGCGACGCCCGGATGATGATCGTGCGCGATTCGCTCACCACCGGCGTCATCGGCCTGGCCTTCGGGATCAGCGCGCTGCTGGGCAAGCCGTTGACGTATATCGCGGCGCGCAAGGCGTTCTCGGCCAATCCGCAGAAGCTGGCCGAGATGGAGTACAAGTACGAGAACATCCCGGCCGTGCGCAAGCTGCACAATCGGATCGCGGCCATGTGGGGCGCGGGCCTGATCGGGGAGTCGGGACTGCGCGTGGTGCTGGCCTACCAGCTGCCCATCTCCACCATGGCCTGGCTGTCCACCGTGCTGGCGCTGTCCGTCACCACCGTGCTGATGGTCATCACCATCCGAACGGTCAAGCGCGTCAGGCGAACCGAAGCGTCGGCCGCGGCGGGTTACGCTTCGGAGCATGAGTGAGGGCTCGGTTCCGAACGGCACACTGACCGGAACCGCTCGCGTCGAAGCATTCAGTGACGGGGTGATGGCGATAGTCATCACCCTGCTGGTTTTGAACCTGCAGGTGCCCGAGCACGAGCCCGGGCACCTGTTGCGTGCGCTCGGGCACATCTGGCCGGTGTATCTCGCGTATCTCGCGTCGTTCACGACGATCGGGGTGGTGTGGATGAACCATCACACCTTCTTCGGCAGGCTGCGGCGCATCGACCATGTGCTGCGCTGGTGGAATCTCATGCTGCTGCTGGGGGTTTCGCTGGTGCCGTTCCCGACCATCGTGGTGGCGGACAACCTGGTGCACGGGTCGCGACGGGATGCCCAGGTGGCGGTGGCGCTGTACGGCATCGTCGGGGTGGCCATGACCCTGCCGTGGGCGCCCATGTGGCGGCAGCTGGAGAAACGGCCGGAGATGCTGGTGCCGGGGCTCGGGCCGGACTACGCGCGGCGGGAACGCTGGCGGGCGTGGCCGGGCATCCTGGTCTACACGGTGACGATCGGCATCGGATTTCTTTCTCCCGTCACGGCTTTGGTGCTGTACCTGCTGGTGTCGACCTTCTACGGGATCAGCACCAAGGGCTGGAGTTCGCCGACGGGCACCGACCCGGACGAAGAATAGGGCTTGCCAATTTAAGCGCATGTGATTAACTCACCGGATGGGCAGCATCAGCGGGGCCGGACCGGTCACCCAGATCGCATGGGTCGTCGAGGACATCGCCGTCGGCGAGGAATTCCTGCGCACGATCCTGGGGGCGCGCACGTGGATGCGCATGCCGGAGGTGCGCTTCGGCCCCGAGAACACCGTCTACCGCGGCGAACCCGCCGATTTCACCGCGCACATCGCGCTGTCCTACAGCGGCGACACCCAGCTCGAACTCATCCAGCCGGTGCGCGGCCGCTCCATCTACACCGAATTCCTCGAGCGTGGCGGCCCGGGACTGCACCACATCTGCACCGAACCCGCCGACTTCGACGCCGCCTTGAAAGACGCTGCGGCGCAAGGCATCGCGGTGGTGCAGCAGGGCGACATGGGTGGCCAGATGCGGTTCGCCTACCTCGACGGGGCGGCCGCGGGCGTGCCGTTCGTCGAACTCGCCGAGATCGGGCCGCACATGCGGCGGTTCTTCGAGCAGATCAAGAAGGATGCGCAGTGAGCACAGCGATACCGGAAACCCTTGCCGCCGAGACGATTGCCGAATGGTCCGACGAGTTCGACGTGGTGGTCGCCGGATTCGGCATCGCCGGCGGCTGCGCGGCGGTCGAGGCGGCCGGGCGCGGGGCCCGCGTGCTGGTGCTGGAGCGGGCCGGGGTCGCCGGCGGCACCACCGCCCTCGCGGGCGGGCACTTCTATCTGGGTGGCGGCACCGCCGTACAGAAGGCCACCGGGCACGCGGATTCGGCCGAGGAGATGTACAGGTACCTGCTGTCGGTGGCACGCGATCCGGAACCGGACAAGATTCGCGCCTACTGCGACGGCAGCGTCGAGCACTTCGACTGGCTGGAAAGCCTCGGATTCCAGTTCGAGCGCAGCTACTACCCGGAGAAGGCCGTCATCCAGCCCGGTACCCAGGGGCTGATGTACACCGGCAACGAGAAGGTCTGGCCCTACCGCGACCAGGCGACGCCCGCGCCGCGCGGGCACAAGGTGCCGGTGCCGGGGGACACCCAGGGCGCGGCCATGATCATCGAACTGCTGGTGAAACGGGCCGCCGCGCTGGGTGTGGAGGTGCGCTACGAGACCGGGGTGACCAACCTCGTGTGCGGCGCGGACGGCGCCGTGGCGGGGGTGGCGTGGAAGAACCTCGGCAGAACCGGTGCGGTCAAGGCGACGTCGGTGGTGCTGGCCACGGGCGGATTCGTCATGAACACCGAGATGGTGGCCGAACACGTGCCCTGGCTGACCGAGAAGCCCTTCGTGCTCGGCACCCCCTTCGACGACGGGCTCGGCATCCGGCTGGGCGTCTCGGCGGGCGGCGCGACCCGCATGATGGATCAGGCGTTCGTGACCGCGCCCGTCTATCCGCCCGCGCGGCTGCTGACCGGAATCGTGGTGAACCGCAACGGCGAACGCTTCGTCGCCGAGGATTCCTACCACGCCCGGACCTCCGCCTTCGTCCTCGATCAGCCCGGCGCGGCGGCGTACCTGATCGTGGATTCCGAGCACATGGAACGACCCATGTTCCCGCTCGCGCCGTTCATCGACGGCTGGGAGACGGTCGAGGAGATGGCCGATGCGCTCGGAATCCCCTGTGCGACACTGCGCTCCACACTCGACCGGTACAACGAGCACGCCGCGCGCGGCGAGGATCCCGACTTCCACAAGGCGGCCGAATGGCTGCAACCGCAGGATCAGGGCCCGTGGGCGGCCTTCGACCTGACCCTGGGCAAGGCGCTGTACGCGGGCTTCACCCTCGGCGGCCTGCGCACCTCCGTCGACGGGGAAGTGCTGCGGGACAATGGATCACCGATTCCGGGCCTGTACGCGGCGGGCGCCACGTCCTCGACCCTGGCGCAGGACGGCAAGGGCTACGCGAGCGGCACCCAGCTCGGCTCGGGGTCGTTCTTCGGCCGCCGCGCCGGGCGTCACGCCGCCGCCCGCTCCAGCTGACGGATCAGCTCCGAGGCGGTCACCGGGTCCAGCGCCCCGAAGTTCCCCGCTCGCAACCGCACCGACAGCACGCGTTGCCGCTCGGGCTCGTAGCGATAGCCCCCCTCGAGCCCGGGATCGAGCGCGACCGTCAGCTCACGGGTGGGGCCGAACCGGCGATACAGCGCTTCGCGGGTGATCTCCCAGCCCAGTTCCTGCAGCGCGAACATGCGATCGGTGCGCAGCTCGCGATCGGTGAAGCGGGACAGGATGTCCGCCTGCGTCTCCGCGGTGGTCAGTGCGTAGGTCCGTCGGTGCAGTTGCTCGAACGGCTGGTGTAAACGGCTGTCGGAGAACGACTCCCGCCAGGCCGCCAGCGCCTCGCCCAGGTGAAGCGGATGGGCGACGCCGACCAGTGCCTCCGGCCCCGGCTCGACCGCCGCACCGGTGGCGTCGAGCAGCGTGTGCTCGGCATCGACCCGGAAGCTGCGCGTCACCGCCCCCGTGCCGTCGAAGCTCGCCCACACCAGCCGCTGCGCCAATGGGCCGAGCTCGGAATCCTCGACGATCAAACGCCGGAACGCGGGCGTGCGCCACCGCCGTCCGTCCACCATGGCCGCCTCGAAACGCCGAATCTGGTCGGTGGTCACCGATTTCGGGTCCGCGCGGGGCGCCTCGTCCGCGGTGGCCGCGAGCCGGGCGCGCACCCGGCGGCTCAGGGCTTCGGCGGCGGGGGAGGGCTGCTCCTCGGGTTCGGCCCGGCGCAGCCACGGTGTCATGCGGCCCGCGCGC
This sequence is a window from Nocardia yunnanensis. Protein-coding genes within it:
- a CDS encoding VC0807 family protein; the protein is MADHTLVVNAPQQAEARPNLLRMLAPTIRDIAVPLAAYYALHAAGYSDFAALLAGALISGVIVLVEVVRARRVDAMSALILAGFVFGIVSSLISGDARMMIVRDSLTTGVIGLAFGISALLGKPLTYIAARKAFSANPQKLAEMEYKYENIPAVRKLHNRIAAMWGAGLIGESGLRVVLAYQLPISTMAWLSTVLALSVTTVLMVITIRTVKRVRRTEASAAAGYASEHE
- a CDS encoding TMEM175 family protein, producing the protein MSEGSVPNGTLTGTARVEAFSDGVMAIVITLLVLNLQVPEHEPGHLLRALGHIWPVYLAYLASFTTIGVVWMNHHTFFGRLRRIDHVLRWWNLMLLLGVSLVPFPTIVVADNLVHGSRRDAQVAVALYGIVGVAMTLPWAPMWRQLEKRPEMLVPGLGPDYARRERWRAWPGILVYTVTIGIGFLSPVTALVLYLLVSTFYGISTKGWSSPTGTDPDEE
- a CDS encoding VOC family protein; this encodes MGSISGAGPVTQIAWVVEDIAVGEEFLRTILGARTWMRMPEVRFGPENTVYRGEPADFTAHIALSYSGDTQLELIQPVRGRSIYTEFLERGGPGLHHICTEPADFDAALKDAAAQGIAVVQQGDMGGQMRFAYLDGAAAGVPFVELAEIGPHMRRFFEQIKKDAQ
- a CDS encoding FAD-binding protein; translation: MSTAIPETLAAETIAEWSDEFDVVVAGFGIAGGCAAVEAAGRGARVLVLERAGVAGGTTALAGGHFYLGGGTAVQKATGHADSAEEMYRYLLSVARDPEPDKIRAYCDGSVEHFDWLESLGFQFERSYYPEKAVIQPGTQGLMYTGNEKVWPYRDQATPAPRGHKVPVPGDTQGAAMIIELLVKRAAALGVEVRYETGVTNLVCGADGAVAGVAWKNLGRTGAVKATSVVLATGGFVMNTEMVAEHVPWLTEKPFVLGTPFDDGLGIRLGVSAGGATRMMDQAFVTAPVYPPARLLTGIVVNRNGERFVAEDSYHARTSAFVLDQPGAAAYLIVDSEHMERPMFPLAPFIDGWETVEEMADALGIPCATLRSTLDRYNEHAARGEDPDFHKAAEWLQPQDQGPWAAFDLTLGKALYAGFTLGGLRTSVDGEVLRDNGSPIPGLYAAGATSSTLAQDGKGYASGTQLGSGSFFGRRAGRHAAARSS
- a CDS encoding DUF4132 domain-containing protein, yielding MSDGRWADPHATVAVRKFLRRHRTAVETVLAAARLDGLDEFADAAARYAADPRRPVPPEGAAVVFAIAQHAAVAYRTGAEREREFIDRFVDSWLTEHGHAFVAEVARVRPTVRVEDPDPRAGRMTPWLRRAEPEEQPSPAAEALSRRVRARLAATADEAPRADPKSVTTDQIRRFEAAMVDGRRWRTPAFRRLIVEDSELGPLAQRLVWASFDGTGAVTRSFRVDAEHTLLDATGAAVEPGPEALVGVAHPLHLGEALAAWRESFSDSRLHQPFEQLHRRTYALTTAETQADILSRFTDRELRTDRMFALQELGWEITREALYRRFGPTRELTVALDPGLEGGYRYEPERQRVLSVRLRAGNFGALDPVTASELIRQLERAAA